One Equus asinus isolate D_3611 breed Donkey chromosome 26, EquAss-T2T_v2, whole genome shotgun sequence genomic window carries:
- the LOC106822627 gene encoding vomeronasal type-1 receptor 2-like: MTTTDLVIGMIFSLQTIVGICGNVSVLYFYLFLHFTGNKLRSTDLILNNLIVGNLLVIFSKGVPHAIASFGLKDFLNDIGCKLVFYVHRVGRDVSIGTTCLLSVFQAITISPLNFRWAELKRKAPKYIGTSNTFCWILNITVNTMLPSYVTEKRNNTNFAHVRDYGYCYVILRGSITRKLYVPLILCRDGFCLVLMVWASGFMVFILRKHKQQVRYMHRNNLSHGCSPETTAMQSIVVLVCTFASLWILSFIFLTFFQVFKSTSLWLVNTSSLITACFPTVSPYILMSHDPRVSRVCFA; the protein is encoded by the coding sequence ATGACCACCACAGATTTGGTGATAGGAATGATCTTTTCATTACAGACTATAGTTGGAATTTGCGGGAATGTCTCTGTTCTTTACTTTTATCTCTTCCTTCACTTCACAGGAAACAAGCTTAGGTCCACAGATTTGATTCTCAACAATCTGATTGTAGGCAACCTCTTAGTTATTTTTTCTAAAGGAGTCCCCCATGCAATAGCCAGTTTTGGGCTTAAAGATTTCCTCAATGACATTGGATGCAAACTTGTTTTCTATGTTCACAGAGTGGGCAGGGATGTGTCCATTGGCACCACCTGCCTCTTGAGTGTCTTCCAGGCCATTACAATTAGTCCCTTGAACTTCAGGTGGGCAGAGCTTAAAAGGAAGGCCCCCAAGTATATAGGAACCTCCAATACCTTCTGCTGGATCTTGAACATCACGGTAAACACTATGCTCCCTTCGTATGTGACTGAGAAAAGGAACAACACAAACTTCGCACACGTGAGAGATTATGGATACTGTTATGTCATACTTCGTGGATCCATCACAAGAAAACTCTATGTACCATTGATATTATGTCGTGATGGTTTCTGTTTGGTGCTCATGGTCTGGGCCAGTGGATTTATGGTTTTCATCCTGCGCAAGCACAAGCAGCAGGTCCGATACATGCATAGAAACAATCTGTCCCACGGATGCTCCCCTGAGACCACAGCTATGCAAAGCATCGTTGTCCTGGTGTGCACCTTTGCATCTTTGTGGATTCTCTCCTTTATCTTCCTTacttttttccaagtttttaagAGTACCAGTCTGTGGCTGGTGAACACATCTTCACTGATCACTGCATGTTTCCCAACTGTCAGCCCCTACATTCTCATGAGCCATGACCCCAGAGTATCTCGGGTCTGCTTTGCTTAG